Proteins found in one Eriocheir sinensis breed Jianghai 21 chromosome 14, ASM2467909v1, whole genome shotgun sequence genomic segment:
- the LOC126998432 gene encoding FERM domain-containing protein 6-like isoform X4 translates to MVSGIVVGGGTVSPHHKYVAVTLLTDETLTFAAEVKTRVGEVYSQTCSYLQQLGMQDTELFGLVVNIDGENVFADPDSKLSKYGPKAWKTSLNGMDASGEPLLQFKFRVQFYVETHLLLRDGLSRLHYYLQLRENVLLYQQPLTEEAAFLLASHALQADLGDFSEDQHHGHYFDPAHYFPSWVSCASPSLPPLSYDPPTGETGSRGNLLFHRRHCRCEP, encoded by the exons ATGGTCTCAGGGATTGTGGTGGGTGGCGGCACGGTCTCTCCTCACCACAAGTATGTGGCGGTCACCCTCCTCACTGACGAGACACTCACTTTCGCTGCTGAG GTGAAAACCCGAGTCGGCGAGGTATACAGCCAGACGTGCTCCTACCTGCAGCAGCTGGGCATGCAAGACACTGAACTGTTTGGGCTCGTCGTCAATATAG ATGGAGAAAATGTGTTCGCAGACCCCGACAGCAAGCTCAGCAAGTATGGGCCCAAGGCGTGGAAGACGTCACTCAAT GGGATGGACGCGAGTGGCGAACCTCTTCTACAGTTCAAATTCCGAGTCCAGTTCTACGTGGAGACGCATCTCTTACTTAG GGATGGCCTCTCTCGCCTCCACTACTACCTGCAGCTGCGAGAGAACGTGTTGCTCTACCAGCAGCCCCTCACCGAAGAGGCCGCCTTTCTGTTGGCCTCGCACGCGCTCCAGGCCGACCTCGGTGACTTCAGCGAGGACCAGCACCACGGCCACTACTTCGACCCCGCCCACTATTTCCCATCCTGGGTGAGTTGtgcctccccctcactccctcctctctcctatgACCCTCCCACAGGCGAGACGGGAAGCAGAGGTAACCTGTTGTTTCACAGAAGGCATTGTCGCTGTGAACCTTGA